The Candidatus Omnitrophota bacterium DNA segment CGAAGACCTGAAGAGCCAGTATTTAAAATATTACGATAAGAGCAGGATAGAGATAACGACTGGCGCGGATATATCCGGGGCTATTGCGGGAGCGGACCTTCTGGTGAACGCGACACCGGTCGGGATGAGAGAGGCTGATCCTTCTCCGGTAGAAAAAAGCATGCTGCGCGCAGGCATGTATGTATACGACCTTGTCTATAACCGCCCGGTAACGGAACTGGTAAAAGCTGCTCAGAGGGCAAGATGCTATGCGTCGACCGGACTGGGGATGCTTTTGTATCAGGGCGCGATAGCGTTCGAGATATGGACGGGTAGACAGGCGCCGATCGCCGTGATGCGCAAAGCGCTTAAGGCGGCGCTTAGAACGTAGTGGAGCTACTGATGGACGGTGCTATTGTGTTTGTAATAGGATTAATGGTAGGCAGTTTCCTGAATGTCTGCATCTGCAGGATGCCGAAAAAAGAGTCGATAGTGATGCCGCCGTCACACTGCACGGCGTGTAATAAAAACATATTATGGTACGACAACATACCGGTATTGAGCTACATATTACTTGGCGGGAAGTGCAGGTTTTGCAAGGCCAGGATATCTTTAAGATATGTAATAGTAGAGGTCCTGACAGCTTCGCTGTTGGTCCTGTTATTCCTTGCGTTCAGGGAAAACTTAAGTAAGTTCTTCGGATATTCTATCTTGGCCTGCGGGCTAATCATATCGACTTTCATCGACTTCGAGATAACAGAGATACCTGATGAGATATCTTTGGGAGGGCTGGCGGCAGGCTTTATATT contains these protein-coding regions:
- a CDS encoding prepilin peptidase, with amino-acid sequence MDGAIVFVIGLMVGSFLNVCICRMPKKESIVMPPSHCTACNKNILWYDNIPVLSYILLGGKCRFCKARISLRYVIVEVLTASLLVLLFLAFRENLSKFFGYSILACGLIISTFIDFEITEIPDEISLGGLAAGFIFAFAFPALLDAPSRFSALIASFIGAVAGGGSIYLMGLLGKIMFRKEAMGGGDVKLMAMIGAFLGWKLAILTFFIAPVFGAAVGIALKIKDGREIIPYGPHLSLAAIVAIFWGEKILNLFFNRLY